ACAAGATTATGAAACTTGGGAATTTAAGCTAGAAGTTTTAGATATAGAAAGAATACCTAACTATGATAGCTATCTGTATATAGGAGAAGCAAAGGAGTTTCTCAATCAAAAGCCTAATAAAGCTGAATTAATATTCTACTGGGATAGACTAGAAGCTGTCATCTTGACTTTCTTTCATATTGGAATAGATGCTATTGAGGAGATTAAAAACACTCTAAAATGCAAGTATTCCCTTGCTACCTATGAGGTGCATCTCAATTATGATTTATATGAATATTATGCAGGAGAAATACAACTATTTCTATTTTTAAAGAAACCTAATAGCTTACTTGTAATCTATGGCAATTCATCTTCTTTAGAAGAAATAAAATCTAATGTTCTAGAAGAAATTTCAGACTAAAAGGCATACTTTTAGGCATACCCTAATTCAGAAAAAAATGAAAGACATTAAATATCAAAATGTAAAAATATAAAGTTCGAGCCCAGCAGGAGGAGCAAAAAGACTTACAGAAATGTAGGTCTTTTTTGTTTTATACTGATTTTAAAGTATTTGAGTACTATATTCTGCTATTCTATTTATTTACAACATTTGATTTTTCACAACTAAAAGCCTTATAAAAGGCTAACATTTGGGTTGCAACTTTTTTTACTTGGGTTGCAACATTTATAACATCTAAAATCACAGCAATGAATACAGATATTTTAAAAATATTATTTGTAATTTCAGCTTCAAGAATAAATAAGTAGGGATTAGCTCCATTAAATTGTAGAATTACCTACAATTTAGAAAGGAAACCTTTTGCAACAGGGTTATTCATAAATCCTGATAACTGGAATTCTAAAAAACAAAAAGCATTTCCCCCCAATGAAGAAAACAACTTTATCAATACACAATTAAGCCTGATTAAGAACAATATTAATCAGGCTTTTTTATTCCTTCAAGTTAAGGAAGAAAAATTTGATGTAAATGACATCTATACACAATATAAAGGAGAAACTTTAGCTAGAGAATATGGTGTGTTAGAATATTATGAAATATATCTTGAGAAACTGAAAAAACTTATAGATGTAGAGATTAAAAAGCAGACTTGGGATAAATTCAGCTATATCAGAGATGATGTAAAAGAGTTCATAAAATTTCATTACAAAAAATCTGATATTAAACTAAAAGATTTAGATTTTAACTTTATTACAGAGTTTGAATATTACTCTAAGACTGAATTAAAGCATCAGCAGGTTACTATTAACAAGTCTTTACAGAGATTTAAAAAAGTAGTTAAACAGGCTGTTATTCAGAAATATTTAGAATCTAATCCTTTTGAAGAACATAATCCAGTAAAGTATTATTGATAGAGGAGTGAATAAATAAAAATCTCATAGTAATGTGAGATTTTTATTTTAAAGTGGGTTCTGAGGGATTCGAACCCCCGACCCTCTGGGTGTAAACCAGATGCTCTGAACCAACTGAGCTAAGAACCCTTTTGGTGGGCGGTGAGGGATTCGAACCCCCGACCCTCTGGGTGTAAACCAGATGCTCTGAACCAACTGAGCTAACCGCCCCAAATTTCTCATTTGAGTGGTGCAAATATACGAGTTATTTATTAACTGGCAAATTTTTTTCTAAAAAATCTCCTACAACAAAGTTACTTCCACCAATAAAAATCATCTCATCTGCTTTACATAGGTGTTTTGCAGCATTGTAGCCTTCATTTACATCGTCAAAAATTTGATAGTTTAAACCCTTGTTTTGGATTAAATTCTCGTAGTTTTTGGGGTGAAGTCCTCTGTTTATTTGAGGTTTTACAAAGTAATAATAGTCTTTTGGTGAGGTTAAATCAAATACAGGCTCTATTTTTTTATCATTTACAAAGCCTATTACAATATGTTTTTTCTTTGGAATGGCATTCAGTTGTTTAAAAACTTCGGTTAAACCAGCGTGGTTGTGTCCTGTGTCGCAGATGACGAGTGGATTTTTAGAAATCTCAAACCACCGCCCCATAAATTTGGTGTTATTATGCACATTAAGTAGTCCATTCTCAATAGATTGGTCAGAAATTTGGAAGCCTAATTTTTTTAATTCTTGTATAATCCCTATCACAACACGAATGTTTTTCTTTTGGTAGTCTCCTTTTAAATCAGTTTTGTATGGTGTTGCTATGGAAGTGGTGTCTATGAAATTGGCCTCCTTGGATTGTGCATTTTCTTGTATTACTTTTTTTATTTCTGGTTGTTCTTCGCCGCAGATGATGGTGGTTTTTGGCTTAATGATTCCAGCTTTTTCTGTAGCGATTTCTTCCAATGTTTCTCCTAGAATATTTTGGTGGTCTAGTGCAATGTTGGTGATGGCGGACACTAAAGGAGATATAATGTTCGTAGCATCTAATCGTCCTCCGAGACCGACTTCTATAATGGCAAAATCTACCTTTTGTTCATAAAAATATTGAAATGCCATTATGGTGGTAAATTCAAAAAAGGAAGGTTTGATATCCTTATGTAGATTTTTCAGTTTATTGATGAAATTAAAAACGAAATCTTTGTTTGCGTTGGTACCGTTTACTTTTATTCTTTCTGTGAACTCTATAAGGTGCGGAGAGTTGTAAAGCCCCACTTTGTACCCCTGTTCTTGAAGTATGGAAGCTAACATATTGCTCGTAGAGCCTTTGCCATTAGTTCCACCTATGTGTATTGTTTTTAATTTGTTTTGAGGGTTTCCAAAAAAATCGCAAAGTTTTTTTATGTTATCTAGTCCTGGTTTGTAGGCTTTTTGTCCATCTATTTGGTAGTTGGGCATTTGTGTAAACAGCCACTCCAAAGCACTTTGATATTCTTCTGTATTGAAC
The genomic region above belongs to Riemerella anatipestifer and contains:
- a CDS encoding phage integrase SAM-like domain-containing protein, with translation MLEYYEIYLEKLKKLIDVEIKKQTWDKFSYIRDDVKEFIKFHYKKSDIKLKDLDFNFITEFEYYSKTELKHQQVTINKSLQRFKKVVKQAVIQKYLESNPFEEHNPVKYY
- a CDS encoding bifunctional folylpolyglutamate synthase/dihydrofolate synthase, which translates into the protein MFNTEEYQSALEWLFTQMPNYQIDGQKAYKPGLDNIKKLCDFFGNPQNKLKTIHIGGTNGKGSTSNMLASILQEQGYKVGLYNSPHLIEFTERIKVNGTNANKDFVFNFINKLKNLHKDIKPSFFEFTTIMAFQYFYEQKVDFAIIEVGLGGRLDATNIISPLVSAITNIALDHQNILGETLEEIATEKAGIIKPKTTIICGEEQPEIKKVIQENAQSKEANFIDTTSIATPYKTDLKGDYQKKNIRVVIGIIQELKKLGFQISDQSIENGLLNVHNNTKFMGRWFEISKNPLVICDTGHNHAGLTEVFKQLNAIPKKKHIVIGFVNDKKIEPVFDLTSPKDYYYFVKPQINRGLHPKNYENLIQNKGLNYQIFDDVNEGYNAAKHLCKADEMIFIGGSNFVVGDFLEKNLPVNK